One region of Edaphobacter bradus genomic DNA includes:
- a CDS encoding efflux transporter outer membrane subunit, translating into MSLLLAGCMVGPKYVKPTVPMAPDFKEQPPDSFKESGAWKPAQPGDQTIRGNWWEIFGDPQLNALEDQVTSSNQNLKVAEDRLRQARAAIRFNRASLAPTISTSPSIVGKRESANRPYFPPSQANNGTGDFILPFDLSYEVDLWGRVRRTISASREEAQATAADLQTASLSLHAELAVDYFELRSADAQKQLLDDTVKAYTDALKLTQNRFDGGAAPRSDVAQAKTQLEAAQVQDTDITVIRAQFEHAIATLIGEPPAQFSLPPSPQVKLQLPVIPVGVPSSLLERRPDIAAGERRVAEANDQIGIARAAFFPTLTIGATGGFEGTSAANWLTWPSRMWAVGPQLSQTLFDAGRRRATSEAATANYDGTVATYRQTTLTAFQEVEDNLAALRILENEAQEQHQATASAQESLQLFTNRYEGGVDNYLQVITAQTTALANERNDIDIQRRRMDASVLLVKAVGGGWDTSQLPKY; encoded by the coding sequence ATGAGCTTGCTTCTCGCGGGGTGCATGGTAGGTCCAAAGTACGTGAAACCGACGGTACCTATGGCTCCGGACTTCAAAGAGCAGCCGCCTGACTCGTTCAAGGAGAGCGGCGCCTGGAAGCCAGCGCAACCGGGCGATCAGACGATTCGCGGAAATTGGTGGGAGATTTTTGGTGACCCGCAGCTCAACGCACTTGAGGATCAAGTAACGTCTTCCAACCAGAACCTGAAGGTGGCTGAAGATCGGTTGCGTCAGGCGCGCGCAGCGATACGCTTTAATCGGGCGTCACTGGCGCCGACAATATCCACTTCGCCGAGCATCGTCGGCAAGCGGGAATCTGCAAACCGGCCTTACTTTCCTCCTTCACAGGCGAACAATGGCACGGGCGACTTTATCCTACCATTCGATCTTTCTTATGAGGTGGATCTATGGGGACGCGTGCGCCGCACGATCAGCGCATCGCGTGAGGAAGCACAAGCAACCGCGGCCGATCTACAGACTGCCAGCCTGAGTTTGCACGCGGAGTTGGCGGTAGACTACTTCGAACTGCGAAGCGCCGACGCCCAGAAACAACTCCTGGACGACACAGTGAAGGCGTACACCGACGCACTCAAGTTGACGCAGAATCGCTTCGACGGTGGGGCGGCCCCCAGGTCGGACGTTGCTCAGGCTAAGACGCAACTGGAAGCAGCACAGGTGCAGGACACCGACATCACAGTAATTCGCGCGCAGTTTGAACACGCCATTGCCACGTTGATCGGAGAACCGCCGGCTCAGTTCAGCTTGCCGCCGTCACCGCAAGTAAAGCTCCAGCTGCCAGTCATTCCTGTAGGTGTGCCTTCGAGCCTGCTCGAGCGTCGCCCCGATATCGCTGCAGGCGAACGCCGCGTGGCGGAAGCCAACGACCAGATCGGCATTGCGCGCGCCGCATTTTTCCCAACGCTGACGATTGGCGCGACGGGCGGGTTCGAGGGGACGTCGGCGGCGAACTGGTTGACCTGGCCGAGCCGGATGTGGGCCGTCGGTCCGCAGCTGTCACAGACTCTCTTTGACGCTGGCCGTCGCCGGGCAACGTCCGAGGCAGCAACTGCAAATTATGACGGTACAGTGGCGACGTATCGTCAGACGACGCTTACTGCATTTCAGGAAGTGGAAGACAATCTGGCAGCGCTGCGCATCCTCGAGAACGAAGCACAGGAGCAACACCAGGCTACTGCGTCAGCGCAGGAATCACTTCAACTTTTCACGAATCGATATGAGGGTGGAGTCGATAACTACCTTCAGGTGATTACTGCTCAAACTACTGCCCTGGCTAATGAACGCAACGATATCGACATTCAGCGACGCCGAATGGATGCCAGCGTCCTGCTGGTGAAAGCGGTCGGCGGAGGATGGGACACTTCGCAGCTGCCCAAGTACTAG
- a CDS encoding efflux RND transporter periplasmic adaptor subunit encodes MNPTETNPDEVSQSGVQPAAPSAQEPLSPRLFIGLAVAALLLGVVIYTGIHQRVLAESNLGRTTERAAVATVTVVQPKSGAASQEIVLPGNTQAFNDTPIYARTNGYLKRWYVDIGAHVKQGQLLAEIDTPEIDRQLEQARADLKSAQANEQLASITAARWQNLLKTNSVSKQETDQAVSDLSARQAAVDSMTANVHRLEQLQSFEKIYAPFAGVITARNTDIGALINAGAGGVPQELFHMAAVNKLRVYVAVPEVDSKAAQTGAKAALTLDEFPGETFQGTIVRDSDSIDLASRTLNVEVDVDNPQGRIRTGAYVFVHLKVPDGAQSAAQSLVIPANTLLFRSEGLRVGVVRNGHAELIPITIGRDYGSTVEVITGLQPTDRVIVNPSDSLTAGTPVRVNAPQTEGSK; translated from the coding sequence ATGAACCCCACCGAGACGAATCCGGATGAAGTTTCCCAAAGCGGAGTGCAACCCGCTGCTCCGTCGGCGCAAGAACCGCTATCGCCACGGCTGTTCATTGGACTGGCGGTGGCCGCCCTGCTGCTTGGTGTCGTTATCTACACAGGTATTCACCAGCGGGTCCTGGCTGAAAGCAACCTAGGCCGCACGACGGAGCGCGCGGCGGTTGCGACGGTGACGGTCGTTCAGCCAAAGTCGGGCGCTGCTTCGCAGGAGATAGTATTGCCGGGCAACACGCAAGCGTTCAACGATACGCCCATCTATGCGCGGACCAACGGCTATCTCAAACGCTGGTACGTCGATATCGGAGCACACGTTAAACAGGGTCAGCTTCTCGCGGAGATCGATACGCCTGAAATCGATCGGCAGTTGGAGCAGGCTCGTGCAGATTTGAAGAGCGCACAGGCAAACGAACAGCTGGCCTCGATTACAGCGGCTCGCTGGCAGAACCTGCTCAAGACGAACAGCGTCTCCAAGCAGGAGACCGATCAAGCGGTCAGCGATCTGAGCGCCAGACAAGCAGCAGTCGATTCCATGACGGCGAACGTTCACCGCCTGGAGCAACTGCAATCCTTCGAGAAGATCTACGCTCCTTTTGCCGGTGTGATTACGGCGAGAAACACGGACATCGGCGCGCTGATCAATGCTGGAGCTGGCGGCGTGCCGCAAGAGCTGTTCCATATGGCGGCAGTAAATAAGCTGCGCGTCTATGTTGCTGTGCCGGAAGTGGACTCGAAGGCCGCCCAAACTGGCGCCAAGGCCGCGCTGACACTCGATGAGTTTCCCGGAGAGACTTTTCAAGGCACCATTGTGCGCGATTCCGATTCGATTGATCTTGCCTCGCGAACATTGAACGTCGAGGTCGACGTCGACAACCCTCAGGGCCGTATCAGGACCGGTGCGTATGTTTTTGTGCATCTGAAGGTCCCTGACGGCGCGCAAAGCGCAGCTCAGTCACTTGTGATTCCGGCCAACACCTTGCTCTTCCGCTCAGAGGGGCTGCGAGTGGGTGTGGTTCGCAACGGCCATGCTGAGTTGATCCCGATTACGATCGGCCGCGACTATGGATCTACTGTGGAGGTGATCACCGGCCTTCAGCCCACGGATCGAGTCATCGTCAATCCATCAGACTCCCTCACGGCTGGAACTCCTGTTCGAGTGAATGCGCCGCAGACGGAAGGCTCCAAGTGA
- a CDS encoding efflux RND transporter permease subunit translates to MWIIRIALNRPYTFIVLALLILILSPVVILRTPTDIFPSINIPVVAVAWTYTGLSPEETEGRITTVYERVLTTTVDNIEHIESTTVNGTAIVKIYLQPTASIDRANAQITAVSQTILRQLPPGSLPPLIVNYNASTVPILQLGLSGKGLTEPQLNDIALNFLRTQLVTVPGASVPYPYGGKQRQVMVYLNPRLLQAKGLSPADVLTALGSQNFILPGGTAKMGEFEYDVDLNADLKAVPEFNDLPIKTVGGSVIYLRDVATVSDGFAPQTNVVRQDGNRGALVTVLKAGDASTIDVVNGVRQILPRVAQTLPPELKIQPLSDQSIFVRGAINGVIREAVIAAALTGLMILIFLGSWRSTVIIAISIPLSILTSVMVLSFLHETINIMTLGGLALAVGILVDDATVTIENIERYLEEGAELHDGILDGAAQIAVPALVSTFCICIVFLPMFFLSGVARYLFVPLAEAVIFAMLASYILSRTLVPTLAMYLLKTHKHRDANSRSPFARFQRGFERLFEKVRSSYSSLLARLVSVRVFFVPAFLVVCLLAFALIPFLGQDFFPDTDSGQFILHMRAKTGTRIEDTARLADQVEGSIRETIPSAEMDNVLDNIGLPYSNINYIYSRSGLTGAADADILVSLKEKHHRTADYVSTLRDKLPREFPGVTFYFLPADIVTQTLNFGLPAPIDIQIDGPDIAGNQRVADKMLGELSHVRGIADLRIQQQSDYPKLHVVVDRTKALQAGYTERDVANSMLISLSGSFQVTPQFYLNPKNGVSYNLVTQTPQYDIQSGQDLANIPLSSASQKKPGILADVASIQRTSELASINHYNIRRVVDVYAAVQDRDLGAVGRDVNRIVDANRKLLPRGSFVKLRGQYGTMRTSYTGLIGGLGFAIILVYLLIVVNFQSWLDPFIIITALPAALAGIVLFLFITHTTLSVPALMGAIMCMGVATANSILVVSFAKERLLHHGDAMMAAIEAGATRFRPVIMTALAMIIGMIPMALGLGDGGEQNAPLGRAVIGGLLCATVATLVFVPSVFALLHGRSASADAQPATEHSKEPIHA, encoded by the coding sequence ATGTGGATCATCAGAATCGCGCTGAACAGGCCTTATACGTTTATCGTTCTGGCGCTCCTCATTCTGATTCTGAGCCCGGTGGTGATCCTAAGGACCCCCACGGACATCTTTCCGAGCATCAATATTCCCGTCGTCGCTGTGGCCTGGACTTACACAGGGCTAAGTCCGGAGGAGACAGAGGGGCGGATTACCACAGTCTATGAGCGCGTTCTTACGACGACGGTCGACAATATCGAGCACATCGAATCCACAACAGTAAACGGAACTGCGATCGTAAAAATTTATCTGCAGCCGACCGCCAGTATTGATCGGGCGAACGCGCAGATTACAGCGGTCTCGCAGACGATCCTTCGCCAATTGCCTCCCGGCTCTCTACCTCCTCTCATCGTCAATTACAACGCGTCAACTGTTCCCATTCTGCAGCTTGGCCTTTCAGGAAAGGGCCTGACCGAGCCGCAGCTGAACGACATTGCGCTGAACTTTCTGCGTACCCAGCTTGTAACCGTTCCTGGTGCTTCGGTTCCGTATCCTTATGGCGGCAAGCAGCGACAGGTCATGGTCTATCTCAACCCGCGCCTGTTGCAGGCCAAGGGGCTCTCGCCGGCCGATGTGCTCACGGCGCTGGGAAGCCAGAACTTCATCCTGCCGGGCGGAACGGCCAAAATGGGGGAATTTGAGTACGACGTCGATCTGAATGCCGATCTAAAAGCTGTTCCGGAGTTCAATGATCTTCCGATCAAGACCGTCGGAGGCTCGGTCATCTACCTTCGCGATGTAGCGACGGTTAGCGACGGCTTCGCGCCGCAGACGAATGTGGTCCGCCAGGATGGAAATCGCGGCGCCCTGGTAACAGTGCTCAAGGCCGGAGATGCCTCTACGATCGATGTTGTCAATGGTGTCCGGCAGATTCTTCCACGCGTGGCTCAGACGCTTCCCCCCGAGTTGAAGATCCAGCCTCTTTCCGATCAATCGATCTTCGTGCGTGGCGCCATCAACGGTGTGATTCGAGAAGCGGTAATTGCTGCTGCGCTCACCGGCTTGATGATTCTTATCTTTCTGGGAAGCTGGCGCAGCACGGTAATCATTGCGATCTCCATTCCACTCTCGATTTTGACGTCGGTCATGGTTTTGAGCTTTCTGCACGAAACCATCAACATTATGACGCTCGGTGGACTGGCGCTGGCCGTTGGCATTCTCGTGGACGACGCAACTGTCACAATTGAAAACATCGAACGATACCTCGAGGAGGGTGCCGAGCTGCACGACGGCATCCTCGACGGCGCGGCGCAGATTGCTGTTCCTGCCCTGGTTTCAACGTTCTGCATCTGCATCGTCTTTCTGCCGATGTTCTTCCTCAGCGGCGTAGCGCGCTATCTGTTTGTTCCTCTCGCTGAGGCGGTCATCTTCGCCATGCTCGCCTCCTACATTCTGTCGCGCACCCTGGTGCCTACGCTGGCAATGTACCTTTTGAAGACGCACAAGCACCGGGATGCGAATTCCCGTAGCCCGTTCGCTCGCTTCCAAAGAGGTTTCGAGCGTCTATTTGAGAAAGTCCGCTCGTCATATTCTTCCTTGCTCGCTCGGCTTGTCTCCGTTCGAGTCTTCTTTGTTCCAGCGTTCCTTGTCGTCTGCCTTCTGGCCTTTGCGCTGATTCCGTTCCTTGGGCAGGACTTCTTTCCCGACACCGACAGCGGGCAGTTCATCCTGCATATGCGTGCGAAGACAGGAACTCGGATCGAGGATACCGCGCGCCTGGCGGATCAGGTCGAAGGCAGCATTCGCGAGACGATTCCATCCGCCGAGATGGACAACGTTCTCGACAACATTGGCCTGCCTTACAGCAACATTAACTACATCTACAGTCGCTCGGGTCTCACGGGTGCAGCCGATGCAGATATCCTCGTTTCGCTTAAAGAGAAACACCACCGGACCGCAGACTACGTAAGTACGCTGCGCGATAAGCTTCCCCGCGAGTTTCCCGGCGTCACGTTCTATTTCCTGCCGGCCGACATCGTCACCCAGACGCTCAACTTCGGTCTCCCGGCGCCGATCGACATACAGATCGACGGTCCTGATATTGCCGGGAATCAGCGCGTCGCCGACAAGATGCTTGGCGAACTAAGTCATGTCCGCGGCATTGCCGATCTTCGTATCCAGCAGCAATCCGACTATCCCAAGCTTCATGTGGTGGTAGACCGAACCAAGGCGTTGCAAGCGGGATATACGGAGCGCGACGTCGCTAACAGCATGTTGATCTCGCTGAGTGGAAGCTTTCAGGTTACGCCGCAGTTCTATCTGAACCCGAAGAACGGCGTCTCGTACAACCTGGTGACGCAGACGCCTCAATACGACATCCAGTCTGGTCAGGATCTCGCAAACATTCCGCTGAGCAGCGCGAGCCAGAAGAAGCCGGGAATACTGGCAGACGTAGCCTCAATTCAGCGAACCAGCGAGCTGGCCTCCATCAATCACTACAATATCCGCCGCGTTGTCGATGTTTATGCCGCAGTGCAGGACCGGGATCTGGGCGCGGTGGGCCGCGACGTGAACCGCATCGTTGATGCCAACCGTAAATTGCTTCCGCGCGGGAGCTTCGTTAAACTGCGCGGCCAGTATGGCACGATGCGTACTTCTTATACGGGACTGATCGGCGGGCTGGGCTTTGCGATCATCCTGGTGTACCTGCTGATTGTGGTGAACTTCCAGTCCTGGCTCGATCCATTCATCATCATTACGGCTCTGCCTGCAGCGCTGGCTGGAATTGTCCTATTCCTCTTTATAACGCACACGACGCTGAGCGTTCCCGCATTGATGGGGGCGATCATGTGCATGGGCGTAGCCACGGCCAACAGCATTCTCGTTGTTTCCTTCGCGAAGGAGCGGCTGCTTCACCACGGTGATGCAATGATGGCGGCCATAGAAGCGGGAGCGACGCGCTTTCGTCCCGTCATCATGACGGCCCTGGCAATGATCATTGGCATGATCCCAATGGCGCTTGGTCTGGGAGATGGAGGCGAGCAAAACGCGCCCCTGGGCCGCGCCGTGATCGGTGGCCTGCTCTGCGCCACAGTGGCCACGCTGGTCTTTGTGCCTTCAGTTTTTGCTCTCCTGCACGGGCGATCCGCATCAGCTGATGCACAGCCTGCAACGGAGCACAGCAAAGAACCAATTCACGCATAG
- a CDS encoding TetR/AcrR family transcriptional regulator: MKLAEAGQMPMAESKNRGRQRSEESKEAILTATLCLLKEKPLRDITIEEIARKAGVGKATIYKWWPSKAYVALDAFLRKMNRMVPTPDTGSAESDFREQLHSLITFFTSLTGRVFGQFLAEGQSDKEFASLFRERFLKPRREAVGAIFDRGVKRGEIDRSLDRELVLDLIYGPAILRLMAGHAPLDREVAEAIISTLFRGLGNKSFKPDRNSSK; the protein is encoded by the coding sequence ATGAAGCTGGCTGAGGCCGGCCAGATGCCGATGGCCGAGTCAAAGAATCGCGGTCGTCAGCGCAGTGAGGAGTCGAAGGAAGCCATTTTGACGGCAACTCTTTGTCTGCTGAAGGAAAAGCCATTACGCGACATCACGATCGAAGAGATCGCACGAAAAGCGGGTGTCGGCAAGGCAACAATTTATAAATGGTGGCCGAGTAAGGCCTACGTTGCCCTCGATGCGTTCTTGAGAAAGATGAACCGAATGGTGCCAACCCCGGATACTGGATCGGCAGAGAGTGATTTTAGAGAGCAGCTTCACTCCTTGATTACTTTCTTTACCAGCCTGACTGGACGCGTTTTTGGCCAGTTCCTGGCGGAAGGACAGAGCGATAAGGAATTTGCGTCTCTGTTTCGCGAGCGCTTCCTGAAACCAAGACGTGAGGCGGTCGGAGCCATTTTTGATCGTGGCGTGAAGCGAGGGGAGATCGATCGTTCTTTGGATCGAGAACTCGTCCTTGACTTGATCTATGGTCCAGCAATTCTACGTCTGATGGCTGGCCATGCGCCTCTCGACCGCGAAGTGGCAGAAGCAATCATCTCAACGTTATTTCGAGGTCTGGGAAATAAATCCTTCAAACCAGATCGGAATTCGTCCAAGTAG
- a CDS encoding alpha/beta fold hydrolase, translating to MSKIATSVASENRNVRVFHKTIEADGLKVFYREAGPKEAPVLLLLHGFPTSSHMFRELMPILASRYRVIAPDLPGFGFTEVPVERKYSYTFDSFAKTVEAFVDALGLKRYAIYVFDYGAPTGYRLAVAHPERVTAIISQNGNAYEVGLSDGWSPIQKYWKEPTQENRDGLRNFLTFEATKWQYTHGVADPSVVAPESYTLDAALLERPNVKEIQLDIFLDYASNVALYPAFQKYFRESKPPVLAIWGKNDPFFLPAGAEAYRRDNPNAAVKLLDTGHFALETHVEEIADEIDKFLSRSRARR from the coding sequence ATGTCTAAAATTGCTACTTCAGTTGCGTCCGAAAATCGGAACGTACGCGTCTTCCACAAAACGATTGAGGCGGACGGTCTCAAGGTGTTCTATCGGGAGGCTGGTCCCAAAGAGGCTCCAGTCCTCCTGCTTTTACACGGCTTTCCAACCTCTTCGCACATGTTCCGCGAGTTGATGCCCATTCTCGCTTCTCGGTACCGTGTCATCGCTCCCGACCTTCCCGGCTTTGGCTTTACTGAGGTCCCCGTAGAACGCAAATACAGCTATACCTTCGATTCCTTTGCAAAGACCGTGGAGGCGTTTGTTGACGCTCTGGGCCTGAAGCGGTATGCCATCTACGTCTTTGACTATGGCGCGCCAACAGGCTACCGCCTCGCGGTGGCGCACCCTGAGCGCGTGACGGCCATCATCTCGCAGAACGGTAATGCCTACGAAGTGGGACTGAGCGACGGCTGGAGTCCGATCCAGAAATACTGGAAGGAGCCAACGCAGGAGAATCGTGACGGCCTCCGGAATTTTTTGACCTTCGAGGCCACCAAGTGGCAGTACACGCATGGGGTGGCCGATCCATCGGTGGTGGCTCCCGAGTCCTATACGCTCGACGCGGCTTTGCTGGAGCGTCCAAATGTCAAAGAGATTCAACTCGATATCTTCCTGGATTACGCCTCGAACGTCGCGCTCTACCCAGCCTTTCAGAAATACTTCCGTGAATCAAAGCCACCAGTTCTGGCGATCTGGGGCAAGAATGACCCGTTCTTTCTTCCTGCAGGAGCAGAAGCGTACCGTCGCGATAACCCGAACGCGGCTGTGAAGCTGTTGGACACCGGACATTTCGCGCTCGAGACCCATGTGGAAGAGATCGCCGACGAAATCGATAAGTTCTTGAGCCGTTCGCGCGCTCGGAGATAA
- the folE gene encoding GTP cyclohydrolase I FolE codes for MQASTEAMEPELTARHLDREGGLQSLVWELIDRLGEDPARDGLVDTPDRVERSLKSLTSGYHKNPAELLRGALFDVEYDEMVLVKDIELYSLCEHHLLPFFGTAHVPYLPQGKVIGLSKVARVVDVYSRRLQVQERLTTEIAEAIEQAINPAGVAVVIEARHLCMMMRGVQKQESSTMTSCMKGSFRNPETRNEFLSLIQKQSS; via the coding sequence ATGCAGGCATCTACTGAAGCCATGGAACCGGAATTGACTGCGCGCCATCTCGATCGGGAGGGCGGATTGCAATCACTGGTCTGGGAATTGATCGATCGGCTGGGGGAAGATCCGGCGCGCGATGGGTTGGTGGATACGCCGGATAGAGTGGAACGCTCGTTGAAGTCCCTTACCAGCGGATACCACAAGAACCCCGCTGAGCTCTTGCGGGGCGCATTGTTCGATGTTGAGTATGACGAGATGGTTTTGGTTAAAGATATTGAGTTGTATAGCCTCTGCGAGCACCATCTCCTTCCGTTCTTTGGCACAGCACACGTTCCATATTTACCCCAAGGCAAAGTCATTGGACTCAGCAAAGTCGCGCGTGTGGTAGACGTGTATTCCCGACGGCTCCAGGTGCAAGAGCGCTTAACCACAGAAATCGCGGAAGCCATCGAGCAGGCGATCAACCCGGCGGGAGTGGCGGTCGTCATCGAGGCGCGCCACCTCTGCATGATGATGCGCGGCGTACAAAAGCAAGAATCATCAACCATGACGTCCTGCATGAAGGGAAGTTTTCGCAACCCTGAGACCCGCAACGAATTTCTTAGCCTGATTCAGAAGCAATCTTCCTAA
- a CDS encoding CGNR zinc finger domain-containing protein, giving the protein MKTGVPQTEYVASPPESVGDHPALNFINTLRMMGSELTDSWQSDEDVSAWIVREGLRDTPPSATWPDGVLLRKARSLREIARKAVEARKAKKTLRLDELNGFLEHSDSHCVLSAKSRGDLHFERVYRQKTVEQYLAPVAESVAELLSHADFDLVRHCEGGQCVLWFYDRTKAHRRRWCSPQSCGNRAKVAAFRARARRS; this is encoded by the coding sequence ATGAAGACCGGAGTACCGCAAACGGAGTACGTTGCTTCTCCTCCCGAGTCTGTGGGCGATCATCCAGCCCTCAACTTCATCAATACCCTTCGTATGATGGGGAGTGAACTGACCGACAGTTGGCAAAGCGATGAAGACGTTTCCGCATGGATTGTCCGGGAGGGATTGCGCGATACTCCACCATCAGCAACATGGCCAGACGGCGTTCTCCTTCGAAAGGCACGCAGCTTAAGAGAGATCGCCCGGAAAGCAGTGGAGGCGAGAAAAGCAAAGAAGACGCTCCGGCTGGACGAGCTCAATGGTTTTCTTGAACACTCAGACAGTCATTGCGTTCTCAGCGCAAAGTCGCGAGGAGATCTTCACTTCGAGCGCGTGTACCGCCAGAAGACGGTTGAACAGTACCTGGCACCGGTTGCTGAGTCGGTAGCGGAACTGCTGTCTCATGCAGACTTTGATTTGGTTCGTCACTGCGAAGGCGGACAATGCGTGCTGTGGTTTTACGACCGTACCAAGGCTCACCGGAGACGCTGGTGCAGCCCACAGTCCTGCGGCAACAGGGCGAAAGTGGCGGCATTTCGAGCGCGTGCCCGGCGATCATGA
- a CDS encoding organic hydroperoxide resistance protein has translation MPQLAQVSESNITKIEKVLYTAKVHTAGGREGTSRTSDGHLDVKLSRPGTGTGTNPEQLFAAGWSACFLSSLNLVAAAKKIKLPADVALDAEVDLGTTSGDYFLEARLSVSLPGLDRELAQALVDGAEQVCPYSKATRGNINVKVNLV, from the coding sequence ATGCCTCAACTCGCTCAAGTAAGTGAGTCCAACATAACGAAAATCGAAAAGGTACTCTACACCGCAAAAGTCCACACAGCGGGTGGTCGCGAAGGAACATCGCGCACCTCGGATGGCCACCTCGACGTGAAGCTTTCGCGCCCCGGTACTGGCACCGGCACCAACCCCGAGCAGCTCTTCGCCGCCGGTTGGTCCGCCTGCTTTCTGTCATCGCTCAATCTCGTGGCTGCCGCAAAGAAAATCAAGCTGCCCGCTGATGTAGCCCTCGACGCCGAAGTAGACCTGGGCACAACCAGCGGTGATTACTTTCTTGAGGCTCGCCTCAGCGTTAGCCTGCCTGGATTAGACCGCGAACTCGCCCAGGCCCTCGTGGACGGCGCGGAGCAGGTATGTCCGTATTCCAAGGCCACACGCGGCAACATCAACGTCAAGGTCAACCTGGTCTAA
- a CDS encoding SDR family NAD(P)-dependent oxidoreductase, which translates to MANKKTVIVTGASQGIGAAVVQAFLDRGYNVVATSRSVSKAGFAPSPNLALVDGDIGQAATAEKIAQTAISKFGSIDHVVNNAGIFIAKPFTDYTPDEFRSLVSTNLDGFIFITQLAVKQLLSQGTGGSVTTITASLIDNPIAGLPASLSMITKGGLNAITIGLASEYAKNNIRFNAVAPGIVDTPMHKDNPKDFLKTLSPMGTISDSKDIAEAVVYLTEARNVTGEVLHVDGGAHVGRW; encoded by the coding sequence ATGGCAAACAAAAAGACAGTCATCGTAACCGGTGCCTCGCAAGGCATCGGAGCAGCCGTTGTCCAGGCGTTTCTGGATCGCGGCTATAACGTCGTAGCAACCTCGCGCAGCGTTTCCAAGGCCGGCTTCGCGCCGTCGCCAAACCTCGCACTCGTCGACGGAGACATCGGTCAGGCAGCGACGGCGGAGAAGATCGCACAAACCGCGATCAGTAAGTTCGGCTCGATCGACCATGTCGTCAACAATGCGGGTATCTTCATAGCCAAGCCCTTCACGGACTACACCCCCGACGAGTTCCGCAGCCTCGTCTCCACCAACCTCGACGGGTTCATCTTCATCACCCAGCTCGCAGTCAAGCAGCTCCTGTCGCAGGGCACCGGCGGCAGCGTGACTACTATCACGGCGTCGTTGATCGACAACCCCATTGCGGGCCTTCCAGCATCGCTTTCGATGATCACCAAGGGCGGACTTAATGCGATTACCATTGGCCTCGCAAGCGAATACGCGAAGAACAACATCCGCTTCAACGCGGTCGCGCCTGGCATTGTCGACACCCCTATGCACAAGGACAACCCGAAGGACTTCTTGAAAACCCTTTCACCCATGGGCACGATCTCCGACTCCAAGGACATCGCGGAGGCTGTCGTTTATCTGACGGAAGCTCGCAACGTCACCGGGGAGGTGCTGCACGTGGACGGCGGTGCGCACGTAGGCCGGTGGTAA
- a CDS encoding RidA family protein, translating to MVSTKGSQPGGADRRLQDLGIQLPAPPTPFGTYVETVQTGNLFFLSGMLPVVDHKPKYLGRLGKELDAEAGRDAVYTAALNALAAAKEHLGSLDRVTRVVRLGVFIATHGDFFDQPRVADAASDLFRDVFGIEKTSVRVILGVASLPLGMPVAVEVLFEVK from the coding sequence GTGGTAAGCACTAAGGGTTCGCAGCCGGGCGGTGCAGATCGCCGGCTGCAGGACCTTGGCATTCAACTCCCAGCCCCGCCGACGCCGTTTGGCACTTACGTCGAGACTGTACAGACGGGTAATCTGTTCTTCTTAAGCGGGATGCTCCCGGTTGTGGATCACAAGCCGAAGTACCTTGGCCGGCTTGGAAAAGAGCTCGACGCCGAGGCCGGACGTGATGCTGTCTACACTGCGGCCTTGAACGCCCTCGCTGCCGCAAAGGAACACCTCGGCTCACTCGACAGAGTCACTCGCGTCGTCCGGCTGGGAGTATTCATCGCAACCCACGGCGACTTCTTCGATCAGCCCAGGGTCGCAGACGCTGCGTCGGACCTGTTTCGAGATGTCTTTGGCATCGAGAAGACATCGGTGCGGGTAATACTCGGCGTTGCCAGTCTTCCCCTCGGGATGCCTGTAGCGGTCGAGGTCCTGTTCGAGGTCAAATGA